A genomic segment from Oncorhynchus clarkii lewisi isolate Uvic-CL-2024 chromosome 12, UVic_Ocla_1.0, whole genome shotgun sequence encodes:
- the LOC139421288 gene encoding retinol dehydrogenase 8a: MASSGQKVVLITGCSSGIGLRIAVLLAKDEKKRYHVIATMRDLKKKDKLVEAAGDAYGKTLMLLPLDVCSDESVKQCINSVKDRHIDILINNAGVGLLGPVESISIEDMKRVFETNFFGVVRMIKEVMPDMKKRRAGHIVVMSSVMGLQGVVFNDVYTASKFAMEGFCESMAVQLLKFNVHLSMIEPGPVHTEFETKMMEDVAKMEYPGADADTVRYFKDVYLPSSKDIFEAMGQTPEDIAKCTKKVIESRNPRFRNLTNSLYTPIVAMKYADETGGLSVNTFYNLLFNFGPLMHITMSILKCLTCSCLRRRTISPN; the protein is encoded by the exons ATGGCGAGCAGTGGACAAAAAGTAGTTCTGATCACCGGTTGCTCCTCCGGCATCGGGTTACGAATCGCCGTCCTGCTGGCCAAAGATGAAAAGAAGCGTTACCATG tcattgCCACCATGCGTGACCTGAAGAAGAAGGATAAGCTGGTGGAGGCAGCAGGTGATGCGTATGGGAAGACCCTCATGCTGCTGCCTCTGGACGTGTGCAGTGATGAGTCAGTCAAGCAGTGCATCAACAGTGTCAAGGACCGCCATATTGATATCCTCA TCAACAATGCAGGTGTGGGCTTGTTGGGACCCGTGGAAAGCATCAGTATCGAGGACATGAAGAGGGTGTTTGAGACCAACTTCTTTGGCGTGGTGAGGATGATTAAAGAGGTCATGCCTGACATGAAGAAGAGGCGGGCGGGACACATCGTGGTCATGAGCAGTGTTATGGGTCTACAGG GTGTAGTGTTCAACGATGTCTACACTGCCTCCAAGTTCGCCATGGAGGGCTTCTGTGAGAGTATGGCTGTCCAACTGCTCAAGTTTAACGTCCA TTTGTCTATGATTGAGCCAGGGCCGGTGCACACTGAGTTTGAGACGAAGATGATGGAGGACGTGGCCAAGATGGAGTACCCAGGAGCTGATGCAGACACAGTGCGCTACTTTAAAGATGTTTACCTGCCCTCCTCCAAGGATATCTTTGAGGCCATGGGACAGACCCCAGAGGACATCGCCAAG TGTACTAAGAAGGTGATCGAGTCAAGGAACCCTCGCTTCAGGAACCTGACCAACAGCCTGTACACTCCCATCGTGGCCATGAAGTACGCCGACGAGACAGGAGGCCTGTCGGTCAATACCTTCTACAACCTGCTGTTCAACTTCGGCCCCCTCATGCACATCACCATGAGCATCCTTAAGTGCCTGACCTGCAGCTGCCTGCGCCGACGCACCATCTCACCGAACTGA